Genomic segment of Kiritimatiellaceae bacterium:
GATGGCTGACGCCAAAATCGAATACCGACATGTGCCGCCGCGTCTTTTCTGTCCGGCCTGCGACGCCGAATTTGAACGCCAGCCCGGTGTATTTACCTGTCCGCAATGTTCCAGGCCAGGCCGTCCCTGCGGCCACCGTTCCGGCCTGCGGGTTCTCGACGTGGACTTGATCTGATGTGCTACGCGCTTCCAGGGGTTGTGACAGAGATTAACTGTCGCAACGCTGTGATTAGTTACTTCGGTGAAATCCGTTCGGCGCTCTGTGAACTCACCAACATCCAGCCCGGCGACTACGTTTATGCGCAGGGCGGTTATGTCATTGAAAAAGTTGATCCCGACTTTGCCCGCGAAATGCTCGATACCTGGAACGAACTGTTTCTGGTGTTGCAGGAACGCGATACCGCCATGTCGGAACGTCCCGCGCCGGAACCGAATGACCGTCCGCTTCAGGACATTCTCGATAAGGCCGGTGCCGGCGAATCAATTTCCCGCGATGACCTGCGCTATCTGCTGACCGTCGAAGAGCCGGAGCGCCTCGAACGGCTCTACCGCACCGCCAATGCCGTCCGCCACCTGCACCACCGCAACTCCTGCTGCGTGC
This window contains:
- a CDS encoding hydrogenase maturation nickel metallochaperone HypA, encoding MHEDHLIDGVIEDVKRRMKAVGASKVSRIVLELSPDSHMDEISVEMHLESHLAEEPAMADAKIEYRHVPPRLFCPACDAEFERQPGVFTCPQCSRPGRPCGHRSGLRVLDVDLI